From a single Pseudorasbora parva isolate DD20220531a chromosome 17, ASM2467924v1, whole genome shotgun sequence genomic region:
- the LOC137045146 gene encoding histone-lysine N-methyltransferase, H3 lysine-79 specific-like isoform X2, giving the protein MVLKFTSCDVIIVQVVNHQNTDIVQMPGATLRQCPHCRIKMNCRHRSCVKCGKLLDFKYKQSVRLAKFRDQAHQWAKTTVKSRNQSKVLDNLAIMMEKLKALGYVPLLLLGKCSKAHKWTAEVQCPFEFPHEGHQVMEKMLILFEHILKGFGPEKEQEVTEGNEAERQDLNKTVEDEEDITLENNVEVEQQIESGEEEPERPVEEQSFKSPEKDQEETEGNRTESQDINEALEDEEDILSENNVEVRMKERLDDEEQIEEQLPESGGGELERPEEGEIKVTKKTKQAKTKKKEAKKQKISALKMDEMDERKETEGVVLKPDCKSAVNMAAKRKRQTTTDTDCPFHASLDVFPVEFVSKTRLRKGRKEVLVHWLPCPSWKTWPPTWQPEDHVEITLAQC; this is encoded by the exons ATGGTGCTCAAGTTCACCTCGTGCGACGTCATCATAGTCCAAGTCGTCAATCATCAGAATACCGA tatAGTCCAAATGCCAGGTGCAACTTTACGCCAATGTCCACACTGCCGGATCAAGATGAACTGCAGACACCGGTCTTGTGTTAAG TGTGGAAAATTGCTTGATTTTAAATATAAGCAATCAGTGCGTTTGGCAAAATTTCGTGACCAAGCCCATCAGTGGGCTAAAACAACAGTTAAGTCACGGAATCAGTCAAAAGTCCTTGACAATTTAGCCATCATG ATGGAAAAACTTAAAGCGCTGGGATATGTTCCTCTTCTTCTACTGGGGAAGTGTTCAAAGGCCCATAAGTGGACAGCGGAGGTCCAGTGTCCCTTTGAGTTCCCACATGAGGGGCATCAGGTGATGGAAAAAATGCTCATACTCTTTGAGCATATTTTAAAAG GTTTCGGCCCAGAAAAAGAACAAGAGGTCACAGAAGGTAATGAAGCAGAACGGCAGGACTTGAACAAGACTGTAGAAGATGAGGAGGACATTACACTGGAGAACAATGTAGAAGTGGAACAACAGATAGAAAGTGGGGAGGAAGAACCAGAGAGGCCTGTTGAGGAACAGAGTTTCAAAAGTCCAGAAAAAGATCAAGAGGAGACAGAGGGTAATAGAACAGAGAGTCAGGACATAAACGAGGCTTTAGAAGATGAAGAGGACATTTTATCAGAGAACAATGTAGAAGTGAGGATGAAGGAAAGATTGGACGATGAAGAGCAGATCGAAGAACAACTTCCAGAAAGTGGGGGGGGAGAACTAGAGAGGCCTGAAGAAGGGGAAATTAAAGTGACAAAAAAGACTAAACAGGCAAAGACGAAGAAgaaagaggcaaagaaacaaaAGATTAGTGCACTTAAGATGGATGAAATGGATGAGAGAAAAGAGACAGAGGGAGTCGTATTAAAACCAGATTG CAAATCAGCTGTCAACATGGCAGCCAAAAGAAAGCGGCAAACAACTACAGACACAG ATTGTCCATTCCATGCGTCTCTGGATGTATTTCCAGTGGAATTTGTATCCAAGACACGTCTTAGAAAG GGACGTAAAGAGGTGCTGGTGCATTGGTTGCCATGTCCATCCTG GAAGACTTGGCCACCCACCTGGCAGCCTGAAGATCATGTTGAAATTACACTTGCTCAATGTTAA
- the LOC137045146 gene encoding histone-lysine N-methyltransferase, H3 lysine-79 specific-like isoform X1 produces MVLKFTSCDVIIVQVVNHQNTDIVQMPGATLRQCPHCRIKMNCRHRSCVKCGKLLDFKYKQSVRLAKFRDQAHQWAKTTVKSRNQSKVLDNLAIMMEKLKALGYVPLLLLGKCSKAHKWTAEVQCPFEFPHEGHQVMEKMLILFEHILKGFGPEKEQEVTEGNEAERQDLNKTVEDEEDITLENNVEVEQQIESGEEEPERPVEEQSFKSPEKDQEETEGNRTESQDINEALEDEEDILSENNVEVRMKERLDDEEQIEEQLPESGGGELERPEEGEIKVTKKTKQAKTKKKEAKKQKISALKMDEMDERKETEGVVLKPDCKSAVNMAAKRKRQTTTDTDCPFHASLDVFPVEFVSKTRLRKGRKEVLVHWLPCPSCRKTWPPTWQPEDHVEITLAQC; encoded by the exons ATGGTGCTCAAGTTCACCTCGTGCGACGTCATCATAGTCCAAGTCGTCAATCATCAGAATACCGA tatAGTCCAAATGCCAGGTGCAACTTTACGCCAATGTCCACACTGCCGGATCAAGATGAACTGCAGACACCGGTCTTGTGTTAAG TGTGGAAAATTGCTTGATTTTAAATATAAGCAATCAGTGCGTTTGGCAAAATTTCGTGACCAAGCCCATCAGTGGGCTAAAACAACAGTTAAGTCACGGAATCAGTCAAAAGTCCTTGACAATTTAGCCATCATG ATGGAAAAACTTAAAGCGCTGGGATATGTTCCTCTTCTTCTACTGGGGAAGTGTTCAAAGGCCCATAAGTGGACAGCGGAGGTCCAGTGTCCCTTTGAGTTCCCACATGAGGGGCATCAGGTGATGGAAAAAATGCTCATACTCTTTGAGCATATTTTAAAAG GTTTCGGCCCAGAAAAAGAACAAGAGGTCACAGAAGGTAATGAAGCAGAACGGCAGGACTTGAACAAGACTGTAGAAGATGAGGAGGACATTACACTGGAGAACAATGTAGAAGTGGAACAACAGATAGAAAGTGGGGAGGAAGAACCAGAGAGGCCTGTTGAGGAACAGAGTTTCAAAAGTCCAGAAAAAGATCAAGAGGAGACAGAGGGTAATAGAACAGAGAGTCAGGACATAAACGAGGCTTTAGAAGATGAAGAGGACATTTTATCAGAGAACAATGTAGAAGTGAGGATGAAGGAAAGATTGGACGATGAAGAGCAGATCGAAGAACAACTTCCAGAAAGTGGGGGGGGAGAACTAGAGAGGCCTGAAGAAGGGGAAATTAAAGTGACAAAAAAGACTAAACAGGCAAAGACGAAGAAgaaagaggcaaagaaacaaaAGATTAGTGCACTTAAGATGGATGAAATGGATGAGAGAAAAGAGACAGAGGGAGTCGTATTAAAACCAGATTG CAAATCAGCTGTCAACATGGCAGCCAAAAGAAAGCGGCAAACAACTACAGACACAG ATTGTCCATTCCATGCGTCTCTGGATGTATTTCCAGTGGAATTTGTATCCAAGACACGTCTTAGAAAG GGACGTAAAGAGGTGCTGGTGCATTGGTTGCCATGTCCATCCTG TAGGAAGACTTGGCCACCCACCTGGCAGCCTGAAGATCATGTTGAAATTACACTTGCTCAATGTTAA